The Buchnera aphidicola (Chaitophorus sp. 3695) genomic sequence AGATTATTTATCTCAAAAAATATATATATGAAAAAAAAAATTTATATAGCATATACAGGTGGAACTATTGGAATGAAAAAATCTAAAAAAGGATATATTCCAATTCCAGGTTTTTTACAAAAACAAATAAAAAATATGCCAGAATTTTATAAAACAGAAATTCCTATATTTATTATTAATGAATATCGACCTTTGATAGATTCATCTAATATGACACCTAAAAATTGGAAAAAAATTGCATATGATATTCAAAAAAAATATAAAAAATATGATGGATTTATTATTTTACATGGCACAGATACTATGTCTTATACTGCATCAGCTTTGTCTTTTATTTTAGAAAATTTAAATAAACCAATAATAATTACAGGATCTCAAATTCCTCTTTCTGAAGTAAGATCAGATGGTCGTCAAAATTTAATTAACGCTCTATTTATTGCAGCACATTATCCTATTAATGAAGTAACATTACTTTTTCATAATAAATTATATAGAGGTAATAGAACTACAAAAATGCATGCAAATGGATTAAATGCATTTTCTTCACCTAATTTACATCCTTTATTAGAAATTGGAATAGATATTAAATATATCAAAAGAAAATTACCAAAAAAAATTAAAAAAAATTTAATTGTTCATAATATTTCCTCTCAACCAATTAACGTACTTACAATATATCCAGGAATTTCGAATAAAATTATTAAAAATTGTCTTTTAAAACCGACTAAAGGTTTAATTTTATATACATATGGTACAGGTAATGCTCCTCAAAATAAAAAATTTTTAATGCAGTTACATAAAGCAGCACAAAAAAAAATTATTATATTAAATCTTACTCAATGTTTTTCAGGAAGAGTTAATATGAATAACTATTTCACTGGAAAAACTCTTTTTACTTCAGGAATTATTAGCGGAAAAGATTTAACTCTTGAAGCTGCAATTACAAAACTACATTTTTTATTCAGTCAAAAATTTTCTTTTAATTTAATTAAAACAAAAATCCAAAAAAATTTAAGAGGAGAAATCACAGATTCTAGTTAAATTATTTTATATTATCTCAAATAATATATTTATAACTTTATTTTATTTATATATATAATTAATAATAAGAATACAAACTTGGTTTGTGATTAGTAACATCACATACCGCAGTAAGATCAGGAAATCTTTCAAGTAAACGCTTTTCAATCATATTTTTTAAAGTAGAATCGACCATAGAGCAACCGTTACAACCACCTTGAAACTGAATTATAACTTCTTTTTTTTTATTTACTTTAATTAAAATTATTTTTCCACCATGTGAATATAAAAGCGGGTTTATATTAATTTCTATAAAATAATTAATTTTTTCTTCAAATGATGTAAAATTTTTTTGTATATTTTTTTTTATATAAGGAGATCTTAAAATTAATTCAAAATTTAAATTATTTTGAACTAATTTTATTTCAGAATCTTGTAAAAAAGCAAGATGAGATTTTTGAATATAAACATTAAATTTTTTATATTTAAATTTTTTATATTTATTATTTATATTTTTTTTATATAAATATTCTATATTACATTCCGCTTTTTCAGTACCGGGATTAGTTACAAAAATTTTTATATGTGTATGTTTATCTTTTTTAGATAATAATTTATGAATATATTTTTGCGCGTTTTTAGAAATTTTAATCATAATAATATAAACTTTTATTTATTAATAAACTTAATTTTATATTAAAAATTCAATTAAATATATATTTAATTACAATATATTAATTTTATATTTTTTAAAATAAATTATAATACATTAAAAAATAATAAAAAATAAGAAAAAAGATAATATGAATACAAAAAAAATAAATTTAATATTTATACATGGACTTGGATTTAATAAAAAAATATGGTTTTTTCTAAGAAAAAAATTAAAAAAAAAATTTAAAATATATATGATTAATCTCCCTACTCCAAATACAACAAAAAATTTCTATATAGAATTAAATAAATTTATTTATAAAAAAATATTAAAAATTCCATACAACTCTATATTAATTGGATGGTCATTAGGAGGTATACTAGCAACTTTATTAACTTTAAAAATTCCAGAAAAAATATTATCATTAGTTACTATTTCATCCTCTCCATGTTTTCTAAAAAAAAAATTTTGGCCGGGAATGCAATACTCTCAAATTAAAAAATTACAAAAAGAACTTATTTATAATTATAAAAATTCTATAAAAAACTTTATAAATTTACAAAAAAATAAAAATAATAAAAAAAATATTAAAATATTAAAAAAAAAAATCATATCTATAGCTAAACCTAATATTTTATCTATTAAATTTAATGTAAAAATGTTAATAAAAATTGATTTAAGAAAAATCATTCAAAAAATTAAAATTCCAATTTTAAGAATATATGGAGAATTTGATGCTATAGTTCCAAAAAAAATTTCATATTTATTAAATAATTTATTAAATGATAATAATTCTTATATTATAAAAAAATCTAATCATGCTCCTTTTATTTCTCATTTAGATAATTTTAATAATATACTTTTAAAATTTATTCAAAAAAATATATATTTAAAAAATTTTATCTTATGAGAAAACTTTCGTAAAATTAGATTTAAATATTAAACAATCTAATGATACGAAAGTTAAAATTTAAATTAAATTAAATGAATATTGTATATTTAAAAAGGAATTTCATCTTCAAA encodes the following:
- the ansA gene encoding asparaginase, translating into MKKKIYIAYTGGTIGMKKSKKGYIPIPGFLQKQIKNMPEFYKTEIPIFIINEYRPLIDSSNMTPKNWKKIAYDIQKKYKKYDGFIILHGTDTMSYTASALSFILENLNKPIIITGSQIPLSEVRSDGRQNLINALFIAAHYPINEVTLLFHNKLYRGNRTTKMHANGLNAFSSPNLHPLLEIGIDIKYIKRKLPKKIKKNLIVHNISSQPINVLTIYPGISNKIIKNCLLKPTKGLILYTYGTGNAPQNKKFLMQLHKAAQKKIIILNLTQCFSGRVNMNNYFTGKTLFTSGIISGKDLTLEAAITKLHFLFSQKFSFNLIKTKIQKNLRGEITDSS
- a CDS encoding NifU family protein: MIKISKNAQKYIHKLLSKKDKHTHIKIFVTNPGTEKAECNIEYLYKKNINNKYKKFKYKKFNVYIQKSHLAFLQDSEIKLVQNNLNFELILRSPYIKKNIQKNFTSFEEKINYFIEININPLLYSHGGKIILIKVNKKKEVIIQFQGGCNGCSMVDSTLKNMIEKRLLERFPDLTAVCDVTNHKPSLYSYY
- a CDS encoding alpha/beta fold hydrolase is translated as MNTKKINLIFIHGLGFNKKIWFFLRKKLKKKFKIYMINLPTPNTTKNFYIELNKFIYKKILKIPYNSILIGWSLGGILATLLTLKIPEKILSLVTISSSPCFLKKKFWPGMQYSQIKKLQKELIYNYKNSIKNFINLQKNKNNKKNIKILKKKIISIAKPNILSIKFNVKMLIKIDLRKIIQKIKIPILRIYGEFDAIVPKKISYLLNNLLNDNNSYIIKKSNHAPFISHLDNFNNILLKFIQKNIYLKNFIL